A DNA window from Brassica napus cultivar Da-Ae chromosome A4, Da-Ae, whole genome shotgun sequence contains the following coding sequences:
- the LOC106449949 gene encoding zinc finger protein ZAT5-like has protein sequence MMSQDHVGSDQTQIIKGKRTKRQRSLSSTFLVAAAAATTNTSSSSSAGDGGGGRAVSDEYNSAVSSPVTTTDCTEEEEDMAICLIMLARGAALSPDLKNSRKADKTFSPAENSSFFVYECKTCSRTFSSFQALGGHRASHKKPRVSIEEKTKLPLMQAKSSGSEEGQKNNFKVFGSSLALLSSNIIISKANKVHECSICGSEFTSGQALGGHMRRHRTATTAVIPVATTEVSRNSTEEETENLSSYIEQRKYLPLDLNLPAPEDDLRESKFQGIVFSTTPALIDCHY, from the coding sequence ATGATGAGTCAAGATCATGTTGGTAGTGACCAGACGCAAATCATAAAGGGTAAGCGTACGAAGCGACAGAGATCATTGTCGTCGACCTTTTTGGTGGCGGCCGCAGCGGCTACCACCAACACCTCTTCGAGCTCATCAGCCGGGGATGGCGGCGGAGGGAGAGCAGTTTCCGATGAATACAACTCGGCGGTTTCGTCTCCAGTGACCACAACTGATTGTAccgaagaagaggaagacatGGCGATTTGTCTCATCATGCTTGCGCGCGGAGCGGCTCTTTCGCCAGATCTCAAGAATTCGAGAAAAGCTGATAAAACTTTTTCTCCGGCAGAGAATTCGAGTTTCTTTGTCTACGAGTGTAAAACATGTAGCCGGACGTTCTCGTCGTTCCAAGCTCTCGGTGGACACAGGGCGAGCCACAAGAAACCTAGAGTGTCGATAGAAGAAAAGACTAAACTACCCCTGATGCAGGCCAAGTCTAGTGGGTCAGAGGAAgggcaaaaaaataatttcaaagtGTTTGGTTCATCCCTAGCTTTGCTGTCAAGTAACATCATCATCAGCAAGGCAAACAAAGTACACGAGTGTTCGATCTGCGGTTCAGAGTTCACTTCGGGACAAGCCCTCGGCGGCCACATGAGGCGGCACAGGACAGCCACCACTGCGGTAATACCGGTCGCTACCACGGAAGTTAGCAGAAACAGTACAGAAGAGGAGACTGAGAATTTGAGCTCTTACATTGAGCAAAGGAAATATTTACCGCTGGATCTTAATCTACCGGCACCAGAAGATGATCTAAGAGAGTCCAAGTTTCAAGGGATTGTGTTCTCAACCACACCAGCGTTAATAGACTGTCATTACTAG
- the LOC111215257 gene encoding aspartic proteinase CDR1-like, translating to MCMNDQSCIVSQNQKYYSVTMSFATRMMSMTLSLQILTAFLFITATASSPPPSGFTMDLIQRRTNSPSSQRSNTDDQLRSSPYADVVFDNYEYLMKLQIGTPPVEIEAIVDTGSDVIWTQCLPCLNCFNQSNPIFDPSKSSTYKEKQCNTPNDPSCDYELTYADQSYSKGSYASETVTIKSTSGQSYVMPETVIGCSHNSSGFRTTGSGIVGLSWDRSSLISQMGKNMHGAFSYCLSPGGASKINFGSNAIVSGNGTVSTPMFLKPGFGFYHLNLDAVSVGETRVETLGTPFHAVDGNMIIDSGSTACSLPTSYCSLVWEAVEKFVTAERVTYADGLLCYKTNTMDVFPVITMHFSGGADLVLDKHNTYISNGHAICLLILCKEEALFGNTAQNNFLVGYDHSSRLISFKPTDCEVAQDIPRDSISAALVLQFNIKFVLFIFVLSLIRL from the coding sequence ATGTGCATGAATGATCAAAGTTGCATTGTGTCTCAAAACCAAAAGTATTATTCAGTCACCATGTCTTTTGCAACCAGAATGATGAGCATGACCCTCTCTCTTCAAATCCTTACAGCTTTTCTCTTTATTACCGCCACAGCATCATCACCACCCCCCAGCGGCTTCACCATGGACCTAATCCAACGTCGCACTAATTCACCTTCTTCTCAACGCTCTAATACTGATGATCAACTCCGATCATCTCCTTACGCCGACGTCGTCTTTGATAACTACGAGTATCTTATGAAACTCCAAATCGGTACACCTCCTGTCGAGATCGAAGCAATCGTAGACACAGGAAGCGATGTCATATGGACACAATGCTTGCCTTGTCTTAACTGCTTCAACCAAAGCAATCCAATATTCGACCCTTCGAAGTCCTCGACCTACAAAGAGAAACAATGCAATACCCCTAATGACCCCTCTTGTGATTATGAGTTGACATACGCAGACCAAAGCTACTCCAAAGGAAGTTACGCATCCGAGACTGTCACCATCAAATCCACTTCTGGCCAATCCTATGTAATGCCTGAAACAGTTATTGGATGTTCACACAACAGCTCGGGGTTTCGAACAACCGGTTCTGGCATTGTTGGTCTAAGTTGGGATCGTTCATCACTCATCTCTCAGATGGGCAAAAACATGCACGGTGCCTTTTCTTACTGCTTATCCCCTGGGGGAGCTAGTAAGATCAACTTTGGAAGTAATGCTATTGTGTCAGGGAATGGGACTGTATCAACACCTATGTTTCTGAAACCCGGTTTCGGTTTCTATCACCTAAACCTAGACGCGGTCAGCGTTGGGGAAACTCGCGTTGAAACACTGGGGACACCGTTTCACGCAGTAGACGGTAACATGATCATAGACTCTGGATCAACTGCATGCTCCTTGCCCACGAGTTACTGTAGCCTAGTGTGGGAGGCAGTGGAAAAGTTTGTTACAGCGGAACGAGTAACTTACGCGGACGGCTTGCTTTGCTACAAAACGAACACCATGGATGTCTTTCCAGTGATCACAATGCATTTCTCTGGAGGTGCAGATCTTGTTTTGGATAAACACAATACATATATTTCTAATGGACATGCCATTTGTCTGCTTATTCTGTGTAAAGAAGAAGCTCTTTTTGGTAATACAGCGCAGAACAACTTCTTGGTTGGTTATGATCATTCTTCACGACTGATTTCTTTTAAACCCACCGATTGTGAAGTTGCACAAGACATACCAAGAGACTCAATTTCTGCAGCATTGGTTTTACAGTTTAACattaagtttgttttatttatatttgtccTTTCATTAATTAGACTATAG
- the LOC106448635 gene encoding aspartic proteinase CDR1-like translates to MSFATRMMTIILSLQIITAFLFITATASSPPSGFTVDLIHRRTNSSSSQRSNVDGQLRSSPYADVFFETSEYLMKLKIGTPPVEIDAVLDTGSEIIWTQCLPCLNCYNQRNIIFDPSKSSTYKARTCNTGNPSCNYNLVYGDQSYTIGSLATETVTIQSTSGHSYVMPKTVIGCSHNSSGFVTTASGIVGLSWMSLSLISQMGKDMLGAFSYCFSPEGTSKISFGSNAIVSGDGTVSTPMFTKTEKPGFYYLNLDAVSVGEARVETLGTPFHAVDGNMLIDSGTTFTYLPASYCSLVRESVEKVVTAELFTTSDGTHCYKTKTMDIFPVITLHFSGGADLVLDRNNTYMAYGEAICLMIMCSPMTPVAEAAVFGNRAQNNFLVGYDRSSLQFSFKPTDCGVTEDKKPRDSTSAASFSQFNIKFVLFIVVLSLIRL, encoded by the coding sequence ATGTCTTTCGCAACCAGAATGATGACCATTATACTCTCTCTTCAAATCATTACAGCTTTTCTCTTTATTACCGCCACAGCCTCATCACCTCCCAGCGGCTTCACCGTGGACCTAATCCACCGTCGCACTaattcatcttcttctcaaCGCTCTAATGTTGATGGTCAACTCCGATCATCTCCTTACGCCGACGTCTTCTTTGAAACGTCCGAGTATCTTATGAAACTCAAAATCGGTACTCCTCCTGTCGAGATTGACGCAGTCTTAGACACAGGAAGCGAGATCATATGGACACAATGTCTGCCTTGTCTTAACTGCTACAACCAACGCAATATAATATTCGACCCTTCGAAATCCTCGACCTACAAAGCGAGAACATGCAATACCGGTAACCCTTCTTGTAACTATAATTTGGTCTACGGAGACCAAAGCTACACCATAGGAAGCTTAGCAACCGAGACCGTCACCATCCAATCCACTTCTGGCCACTCCTATGTAATGCCTAAAACCGTTATTGGATGTTCGCACAACAGCTCAGGGTTTGTAACAACCGCTTCGGGCATTGTTGGTCTAAGTTGGATGTCTTTATCTCTCATCTCTCAGATGGGTAAAGACATGCTCGGTGCCTTTTCTTACTGCTTTTCGCCTGAGGGAACTAGTAAGATCAGCTTTGGAAGTAATGCTATTGTGTCGGGAGATGGGACTGTATCAACACCTATGTTTACGAAGACGGAGAAACCTGGTTTCTATTACCTAAACCTAGACGCCGTCAGCGTTGGGGAGGCTCGCGTTGAAACATTGGGGACTCCGTTTCACGCCGTAGACGGGAACATGTTGATAGACTCTGGAACCACCTTCACCTACTTGCCCGCTAGCTACTGCAGCCTGGTGAGGGAGTCGGTGGAAAAGGTTGTGACTGCGGAACTATTTACTACCTCGGACGGCACGCATTGCTACAAAACGAAGACGATGGATATCTTCCCAGTGATCACATTGCATTTCTCTGGGGGTGCAGATCTTGTTTTGGATAGAAACAATACTTATATGGCTTACGGAGAAGCCATTTGTCTGATGATTATGTGTAGTCCAATGACACCAGTTGCTGAAGCGGCCGTTTTTGGTAACAGAGCACAGAACAACTTCTTGGTTGGTTATGATCGTTCGTCACTACAGTTTTCGTTTAAACCCACCGATTGTGGAGTTACAGAAGACAAAAAACCAAGAGACTCAACTTCTGCAGCATCGTTTTCACAGTTTAACattaagtttgttttatttatagttGTCCTTTCACTAATAAGACTATAG